The Stenotrophomonas sp. BIO128-Bstrain region TTGCCGGCCAATGCCTGCAGCTGGGTGTGCAGCCAATCCGTCAGCGCCGGTGCGGAAGCGTTCGACTGGGTGCTGCCATTGCACAGGCCAAGCAGGTTACGCCGTGCCACGCGCGCCACGCGCAGTGCCGAGGCCAGCACGCCAGCGCCGTAGGCGCACAGCAACGACGGCAGCAGCGTCGCCCAGATGCCGTCGATGCCCCCGGCGAAGTAACCGATCCCGAGCAGGCCCGCCAGTGAGACCAGCAGTTCCAGCGGTGCGATCGCGAATACCGCGGCGAGCAGGCAGGCAATCTTGCGCAGCAGGCCAGCCTTGCCGGTCAGCATCACCAGCAGGCGGTACGCGGTACGCGCGCCATACGCCGGCTGGAACAGGCTGTGGATGAAGCCCTGCCGGGACAGCTGCGCCGATACCCCGGCCAGCCCCGGAAAGCCTACCGCCGCGGCCACCCGCTCACCGGCCTGGCGTCGCCGGTCACCCAGCGCCGCGGCAGCGGCCACGGCAGCGGCAATGGCGCCGGCCGAGGTGCCGCCGATGCTCTTGAAGCGGTACTCGCGGGCCAGCGACAGCACCGCGTTGGGATACACGATGCCGCTGGTGATGCCGCCCTTCATGACCAGATCGCAGTACTTGTCCGCCACGTTGCCGTCCTCTGTCCGCCCGTGCGCGGCCGATCCGCACACCCTCCCCGCCTGCCCCCGCAACGATCCAGGGGCCAAAGAGGTCGATGGCGACAGTATCGCCCGTGCGCTTCTCAGGGCCTGAGAAGCGCGGCACGGAACGGCCTATTCGGCCTTGCCGGACTGCGGCACGCGCCGCACCTGGGAGAGGTCATAGCCCAGCGCGGCGACCCGGGTCATCGCCGCCTGGTAGTCCGCGTCGGAGATGGTCGGGGTGCGGGCCATCAGCCACATGTAGTCGCGCTTGCTGCGGCCGACGATGGTCTGTTGGTACTCCGCGTCCAGGTAGACGATCACGTACTCGGCCTGGATCGGCCAGATGAACTGCATGCCCCAGATGGCGCCACCGGTGCCTTCCTTCACCGTGCCGACCGGGTGCATGGTCTTGACCGGCGCCTGGAAGCTGCCCTTGCGATAGCGGAAGGTGGTCTGGATGCGGCCATCCGGACGCAGTGCGTAGGATTCCACTGCGTCGAACGCCTCGCGCTCGGGCCGGCTGGGGATATGCGCGATCACATACCAGTCGCCCATGAAGCGCGGCACGTCCACGTGCGCCACCGGCGGGATCGGACGGGTGTTGCCACTGCAGCCGCCGAGCATCATGCCGACAGCCAGCAGGGGAATGAGAGCGCGGATCGACATGACGGCTTCCTCCAGGAACGTGGGGTGATCACGGACGGTTGAACAGGTAATGGGCCACCTGCCACTGCTGGCCCTGCTGATAGCCGAACAGTTCCGCGCAGGCCATCCAGAACATGCGCCAGCGCTGGTGCCACAGTGCGGCTGAAGCATCGCCGTAGGTCTGGCGCAGCACGGCCATCACCGCCTCTTTCTCGCGATCCTGGTTGGCCAGCCAGTGATTGGCGGTGCGCTCGTAATGGGTACCGTCGAGCAGCCAGCGCTGCTGCAGCTGCAGGTGCTGCTGGAAGAACAGCAGCGTATCGGCCGCCGGCATCAGGCCACCGGTGAAGAAATGGCGGCCCATCCAGTTGTCGTCGCCCTCGGTCTCGAACGGGTACATCAGCGTGCGGTGCACGAAGATATGCACGAACAGCTTGCCCTCGGGGCGCAGCCAGCGGTGGATGCGCTGCAGCAGCTGCGGGTAGTTGCGCATGTGCTCGAACATCTCGATGGAGACACAGCGGTCGAAGGTCTCCGCATCCAGCATCAGATGGTTCACGTCACGGGTCAGCACGGTAACGTTGATCAGGCCACGCGTGCGGCACTGGCCCAGGATGTACTCGCGCTGGCTGTTGGAGTTGGAGACAGCAGTGATCTGCGCGTTCGGGTAGCGCTCGGCCATCCACAGCGTCAGCGACCCCCAGCCGCAGCCCAATTCCAGGATGTGCTGTCCATCGGCCAGCTGCGCGCGCTCGCCGTACAACGCGAGCATCGCCTCTTCGGCCTCGTCCAGCGTTTCGCTGCCCGTGGCGTAATAGCAGCTGCTGTACTTCAGGCGCTTGCCCAGGCAGCGATGGAAGAACGCGGCCGGCACTTCGTAGTGCTGGCGATTGGCCGCATCCACGTGCAGCGCCACCGCGCTGCTGGCCAGCCCGGCAATACGCGCGGCAAAGCGCTGCGACTGGACCTGCTGGCCGCCGGCAAGCTCTTCACGCAGGCGTTGCTCGCACTGGCGGCGGATGCCCAGCCGCAACAGGGCATCGGGCACCAGCCCACGTTCGGCCAGGCCGGTCAGGCCCGGTGCGTAGTCCGGCAGGGGCAGTTGGTCACTGGCGACATTCACGGTGAAGACTCCTTGCGGGCATGCGACGAACGGGAGGGGAACCACGGGAACAGCATCGGCGTGGTGCGCTGGTACTCGCGGTAATCCTCACCGCGCGAGCGCAGCGCCTGCGCCTCGGTGAAGGGAATGCCGCTGACCCAGCGCAGGAACACGTACATCACCAACGGGCCCGACCACGCCAGCCACCACAGCGGCGACTGCACGGCCAGCAGCACGTAGGTGAACCAGTGCAGCCACTCGAAGAAATAGTTGGGGTGCCGCGAGTAGCGCCACAGACCGTCACGACAGGTCTTGCCCTTGTTCGCGGGATTCGCGCGGAAGCGCGCCAGCTGGCGGTCGGCGATGGATTCACCGCTCACGCTCAGCAGCCACATCGCCACTGCCGCGATCAGCCAGCCCCAGCCCTGCGGTTGCGGATTGATCGACACGGCCACGAACGGCAGCGCGAACAGCACGATCAGCAGGGCCTGGAACTGGAAGAAGCCGAAGATCTTTCCCTGGTGGCCGTTCCAGTGCCTGCGCAGGTGCTGGTAGCGGCCATCCTCGGGTTCGCTGCGCACGCGGTGCCACAGGTGCAGCGCCAGGCGTGAACCCCACAGGCCACCCAGTACCGCCAGTGCGATCCGTGGCATCGCCGCACCATCGCCGAGCAGGGCCAGCAACAGGGCCGACGCGCCGACGCCCTTGGCCCAGAGCACATCGACCACGCCGATGTTCTGGTGCCGGCGTTGCCACCACCAGCCCCAGGTCATGATCACGGCGGCATACAGCCACACCACCCACAGCATCTTCATCGTGTCTCTCCAGGAGCGAGTGTGGTCAGGGGTGCCGTGCGGCCCTGCCAATGGCGGGCGCAGGCGGCCAGCAGCGGCAGCGCGACCGCCCAGCCGAGGCCGAGCAGCAGCACGCCGTGCCACTGCGGTGTGGCGAACACCACCGAGGACCAACCGCGCGCAGCGGACAGATACGCCAGCGGCGCCAGCAGCAGGCCGACCAGCGCGGCGGCAATGAGATGCCGCTGCAGCACCGCGAACGACACGGTCAGCGTCATCGCGAAGGCGGCCCACAGGGCCAGAATCCAGACCGGTGCGATCCACGCGCGCTCATTGGCAGCCGCGTAGGTCACCCACCCGGACGCACCCGCCAGCCCATCCACGAGCAGGCCGCACCCGATCGCCACCAGCATGAGCCTGAGCTCCACCGACGGCTGCGCCGTCAACGCCAGCTGGCTGCCCACGTAGGCAGCAGCCGCCACCAACGCCGGCCAGCGCAGACCGTGGCCGGCACCGATCACGGCGTACAGCCACACCAGCTGGTTGCCGATCACGTTGGCCCAGAATCGTGTCACTTCAGCCTTCCCCGGCAATCAGCGCGGGCCGGTAGCCCGGACGCGCCATCAGCAACTGCGAGACGCCGATGGAGCGCTCCAGGAAGCCCCCCTCGCAGTAGGCCAGATAGAACTCCCACAGGCGGATGAAGGATGCATCGAAGCCCTGTGCGCGTACCGCGGGCAACTGGGCCAGGAAGCGCTGGCGCCAGGCACGCAGGGTCAGCGCATAGGACGGGCCGAAATCATGCTGGCCGATCAACTGCAGGTCGCTGCTGCGGGTCTTGGCGGCGACGATCGCGTTGATCGACGGAATGAAACTGCCGGGAAACACGAAGCGCTTGATGTAGTCGACGCTGCGCCGGGCCTGCTCGTAGCGCTGGTCTTCGATGGTGATGGCCTGCAGCAGCGCCAGGCCATCGTCCTTGAGCAACCGGGTGAGCGTGGCGAAGTAGGTGTCCAGGTACTGCGCGCCGATCGCCTCGATCATCTCGATGGAGACCAGCTTGTCGTACTGGCCCTCCATATCGCGGTAGTCCTTGAGCAGCAGGGTCACCTTGTCCTGCAGCCCGGCCGCCTCCACCCGCTGCCGGGCCAGCGTGTACTGCTCGACCGAGATGGTGGTGGTGGTGACGTGGCAACCGATGTGCCGCGCCGCGTACAGCGCGAAGCCGCCCCAGCCGGTGCCGATCTCGACCACGCGATCGGTGGCGGTGAGCTGCAGCTGCTCGCAGATGCGCGCGAGTTTGCGCTCGGAGGCCGCCTCCAGCGTGTCGTCCGGGCTCGCATACAGCGCCGAGGAGTACATCAGGTCCGGAGACAGGAACAGCGAGAAAAACGGATTGCCCAGATCGTAGTGCGCCGCGATGTTGCGGCGGCTGCCTTCGCGCGTATTGCGGCGCAGCCGGTTCCAGCCCTTCAGCAACCAGCCACCGACACGCGCCGGCCCGCCCTCCATGCCATCGAGCAGATCCCGGTTGCGCACCAGCAGCCGCACCAGCGCGACCAGATCATCGCAGCGCCAGTCGCCACGGATGTACGCCTCGCCTGCGCCCACACTGCCCTGCGCGGCCACTGCGCGATAGAAGGCCGGGTCATCCACCCAGACCGTCACCTGTGGCGTGGCCTGTGGATCACCGATCACCACATCACCGAGCGCATCGCGCAGGCGCAGATGGCCGCCACGCAGCGGGGCGAGCTGAGCCAACAGGCGCCCACGCAGGATCCCTTCAAGGGCGGACGGCTGCGGCAGGGCCACCGCACGGGTCATGTCGTTCATGGGGATTTTCCGGCAAGAGAAGGGTGGTCATGGACGGGGTTGCGCTTGAGCCACAGGCGCAGCGCCTGCCAGTGGATCGCGGCCACCACCTTGAGGGTCATCAGCGGGTAACGCAGCAGCACGCCCGCCAGGCCACGACCGGTGAACGGATGGCGCTGCATCACCAGATCGGCATCGAACTGGCACACGCCCTCGCGCCACACCTGCATGTGCACGTGCAGGTCATCGCCCGGCGCGGTGAAGCGCCAGCGGTACTCGCAGTCCATCTGCATGAAGGGCGAGACGTGGAACTGCTTGTCGAACGACCAGCACAGCGCGCGGCCCTGGGCATCGGCCTGCGCCACCGGCAGCACGTAGGCGTGGCGCTCCTTCCAGGGCGTGTTGGTGATCTCCGCCACGATGCTGTCCAGCGTCGTGCCGTCGGCGGCGTAGCAGTAATAGAAGCTCACCGGATTGAACACGTGGCCGGCATACCGCGGATGCGTCAGCAGGCGGATCGGGCCCTGCGGCGCGCGGCCCAGGGCCTGGGTGATGCGTTCGCGCACGGCCTCGGCCAGCGGTTGCCCGGGCGCACCGAGATAATCACTGCGGCGGAACTCCACCACGTTGCGGCGGCCCACCGACCATAGCCAGCGACCCTCGAACAGACGCGGCAGTTCGTCCAGATCCAGCAGCAGCTGCGCGATCGGGTAGCCGAACGCATGCGGGTGCGGCGTGTGCCGCCGGTGGCGCATCCAGCCGCGATAGATCGCACTGGCGCTCATGCCGGCAGTGCCTCGGCCAGCGGCCAGTAGGACTCGGCATCCAGCGCCTGCAGCGCATCGACCACACGGCGGGCGCTACGGATGCCATCCTCGTGGAAACCCCAGCCCCAGTAGGCGCCAGCGAACCAGGTGCGGCGATGGCCCTGGATCTCGGCCCAACGCTGCTGTGCACGCACCATCGCGTGGTCGTGCACCGGGTGCGCGTACTGCAGGCGGCGCAGCACGCTCGCGGGATCGATCGCGTTGCTGCGGTTGAGCGTGACCACCAGCGGCGTGGGCGTATCGATGCCCTGCAGCAGGTTCATGCAGTAGCTGACCGTGCACGGCGCCAGCGGATCGCGCGGCACATGCGCATTCCAGGCCGCCCAAGCCTTGCGGTCACGCGGCAGCAGACTTGCATCGGTATGCAGCACCACCTCGTTGGGCTGGTAGCGGATCGCACCCAGTACCGCGCGCTCGGTGAGATCGGCATCGGACAGCAAGGCCAGGGCCTGGTCGCTGTGGCAGGCCAGCACCAGCTGGTCGAAGCCTTCCAGCCCGGCAGCGCTGTGCACGCGTACGCCATGCTCGTGGCGCTCCACGCCGAATACGGGACACTCCAGCCGCTCGCGGACCTGCCAGCGGCTGCGCAGCGCATCGATGTACCGTGTCGAGCCGCCCTGCACCACCCGCCACGGCGCGCGCCCGGTCATCTGCAGCATCTGGTGGTTGGCCATGAACTGCACCAGGTAGCGTGCCGGGAAGGCGGCCAGGCTGGCCGTGGGCGAGGACCACAGCGCCGAGGCCATCGGCAGCAGGTGTTCGTCGATGAAGGTGCGGCCGTAGCGGCCCTTGGCCAGGAATTCGCCCAGCGAGGGGCCATCATCGTCACGCTCGAGCAGCGCCGGTGCTTCGCGGTAGAACCGGCGCAGATCGCGCAGCATCCCCCAGAAGCGCGGCGAAACCAGATTGCGGCGCTGGCAGAACAGCGTATCCAGCGAGGTGGCGTTGTACTCCAGCCCAGTGCGCTCGCTGTGCACCGAGAAACTCATGGTGGTCGGCTGCGAGGCGACGCGCAGTTCCTCGAAGAGCCCGGTGAGCAGCGGATAGTGCGCGGGATTGAACACGATGAAGCCGGTGTCCACCGCGTGCGTGCGGCCGTCGACCTCCACCTCATGCGTGTGGGTGTGGCCCCCCAGGTAGTCGTTGGCCTCGAACAGCGTCACTTCGTGCTGCTGGCTCAGCCACCACGCACTGGAGAGGCCGGCGATGCCCGATCCGATCACGGCGATACGCATGTCAGTGCTCCGCCTTGGCCAGCACCCAGGCCGGCACGGGTTTGAGATCGCGCACCAGGCCCAGCGCGGCCATCGCCCGCAGGCCATACCAGGTGACATCCACTTCCCACCAGTAGAAGCCCTGGCGCGCGGTGCCCGGGAAGAAATGGTGATTGTTGTGCCAGCCTTCGCCGAACGTCAGCAGGGCGAGCCACAGGTTGTTGCGGCTGTCATCACCGGTGTTGAAGCGCTGGCGGCCGAAGCGGTGCGCCAGCGAGTTGATCGTCACCGTGGCATGGAACAGCACCACGGTGGAAATGAAGAATCCCCACACCAGCATCTGCCCGCCGCTGGTGCCCCAGGACGGCGCGATGCGCTCGAGCAGGGCGCCCAGGCCGAACAGGGCAGCGGCCAGTGCGATCGGCACCAGCGTGTCGAAGCGGTCCAGCCAGCGCAGTTCGGGGTACTTGGCCAGGTCCGGAATGCGCGACCAGTCGGTGCGGAAGCCTTCCACGGTGAGGAACCAGCCCATGTGGCTCCACCAGAACCCATGCACCGAGGGCGAGTGCGGATCAGCGGCGGTGTCGGTGTGACGGTGATGGTTGCGATGATGCGCGGCCCACCACAGCGGCCCACGCTGCACGCTGGAGGCGCCGATCAGCGCGAAGATGAACTGCACGGTGCGCGACGTGCAGAACGTGCGGTGCGAGAAGTAGCGATGGTAGAACGCGGTGATCGCGAACATCCGGACCGCGTACAGGGCCAGCGCCACGCCCACCGCGACCCAGGAGACACCTGCCCAGATCACCGCCAGACAGGCCAGGTGCATCGCCGCGAAGGGGATCGCCCGCACCCAGTCCACGCGCTGCGGCTGGTCCACCGCGGCGGCTGCATCGGCGCTGGTATCGAACCAACGCCACAGCGTGGCCCAGCGGCGTCGCTGTGCGGTGCGTCCTGCGTCGGGGGTGGGGCTGACCGACATGAATCGCTTCTCCTGAGGCGTTATCAGGAGATACGGGAGCCGGCGGCGTTTGGATGCACGGATCCGGAAAATAATTCCGGACGTGCGCGGTTACAGGTTCGCGATGTCGCCCTTGGCGATGATGGGGCCGGTCGGAATGCCCTGCGGCGCACCGGTGGCCGGCTCGAGCGTGATCGCCAGCACCGAGCCGTTCACAAGCGCATCACGCAGCGCGTCCGGAACGGCAACCGTGTGCGCGCGATCGATGGAGACCAGACCGAGCGAGCGCGGTGCGCCTCCGGCCGGGATCAGCCACAGCTCCGGCGCGCGTCCGGCGGCATCGGCCGCGGCCGGCACCGGCACCATCAGCACCTTGCCCTGGGTTTTGTCGACCGAGGCCAGCCAGCCCGGGGTGCCATCGTCGTGCAGCAGCGGCGTGACCGGCCTGGTGGCCTGCTCCGGCTCGGCCGGCCTCGGCGGCGTGGTGGGTGTGACCGCGACCGGCGTGGACACCGGTTCGGTCGGCGCCAGGTCACGGCGGCTGAACACTGCCACCAGTGCAAGCGCGGCAGCCAACCCGGTCATGCCCTGCCAGAACCCGGTGCGCTGCCAGAGGCGCGGTGAGCCGGCCGTTGCGGCAGGCCAGCCCAGCGAGGTGCGGATGCGTGGCCACAGATGCGCAGGCACCGGTTCACTGCCGAGCGATGCGAGCAGGGGCGCGAGGCGGTTCTCCCACTGCGTCACCAACCGTGCAAAGCCGGGATCGCTGGCGATGCGCCGTTCGGCGCCGGCGCGCTGGGCGGCATCGAGCACCCCAAGCACGTACTCGCCGGCCAGGATGTCGGCGCTCGGCGGCTCGCCGTCGTCATGCAGATCATGGAGGTCGCGGACGTTCATCGTTCCAGGCACACGCGAAGTTGGCCCAGCCCGCGGCGGATCCAGCTTTTCACCGAGCCCAGCGGCGAGCCGATGCGGCGCGCCAGTTCTTCATAGCTGGCGCCTTCCAGGAAGGCCAGCCGGATCAGGGAGCGACGGCGCGGCTCCAGGGTCTCCAGACAGTCCTGCAGGCGCTCGTGGTCGGACGCCTGCTCGGCCACCTGGGCCGGCTGCGGCGCGACATCAGGGAGTTCCTCGGCGACGGACAGATCATCCAGCGCGCGCGGCGGCGCGGCCCGCAGGCGGTCGATCGCGCGGTTGCGGGCCAGCATCGACAGCCAGGTCATGGCCGCCGCCTTGGCGCGGTCGAACTGCGCCGCCTTGTTCCAGACCGCGGTGAAGACCTCCTGCAGGACCTCTTCGGCATCCCCGCGGTCGCGCAGCACATGCAGGCAGATGGCGAACAGGCGGCCGGAGGCCAGCTGATAGACCGATTCGAACGCCTGGCGATCCCCGCCGGCGACCCGGGCAAGCAGTTCATCCAGGCGGTGTGATGCGGCGGCGGCGTCCAGCTCGGGCATTGCAGGCTCAATGTCGATAACGGGCGTATCGGCATCCTCGTTGCTCCCGGCGCCGTCTGCAAGGGGGCGATCAGGCACCGCATGTCTTCACCAGCGGCTGCGTCCGCGCGGCGGACAACTCGGCCGCAGGCGTGGCAACCGGTGCCGCCGGAAACTCGACCCGCACCTGCGGGTACCTGCCCTTCTCGTCACGGACGTTGCCGGTGCCGGTGAACTGCAGCAGGCGTTGGTCCGCGCTGGCGTAGACCAGAGTAACCGCCGGCACCGCGAAGCCGAACCAGGCATCGAGCTTCATCTGCAGCTGCTCGGCCGGCTCGCCCTGCCAGCTGACCGCGCCGGTGCGCTGGAGTTTCAACGGCACCAGGCGCTGCCGGCTGGGCAGCAGGAACTGGAAGGCCACGCTCTGCCCGGCCTGCAGCGCGGCCCAATGGCTGCGCACCGCCGCATCGAAACCGGCATCCACCACCGCCCCCGAAGGAAGGGTGATGGCGCGGCTGAAGGTGGGTGCCTGGGCGCTGGCGCGGACCGATACCTGGCGGTCGGCGGCACGGCCGCGCACGCCTTCCTGATACCCGTCGCGACCATCGTCCAGGGTGAAATCCGGCGTCTGCGGGCTGCCCTGCGGGGTCATCCACTTGCGCGCGAAGGGCCGGCCGTCACTGCAGCGGTAAAGCACCAGGCGCGACTGTGCGCTCGCCGGCCCCTGCAGCCAATGGGTCTCCCGATACAGCAGGCGGCCATCGGCAGTGGCGTACGCGCGGCCTTCCTGGCGCTGCACGGTCTGATCGGCGGCACTTACGGGGGCGGCGATCACCGACAGCAGCAGGATCAGGCAGGGCAAGGGCTGGCGCATGGAGGTCCAAACGGGCGGGCTTGCAGGGAGATACGCAGGCGGCGGTGGTTTGGATGCAGTGGGCGGATCGCGCAGACGACTTGACCATCGCTCCGCTTCGGCCTACCTTGTGCTCGCCGAAGGTATTCATCTCTTCATGCAGATGAAGGGATGGATTTAAACGGGAATCCGGTGAAGGCGCCTTGCGCGCCCATTCCGGAGCTGCCCCGCAGCGGTGAATGGAAACGACACCTGTCAACAGCACTGGGCCCTTGGGCCTGGGAAGCGGCAGGGAGTAGGTGGGCGCCCGCGCCCGTGTCCATCAGCCCGAATACCGGCCCCGGCCGGGGGACACGACCGTCCCCTGATTCGACCTGGAACGTCCGCGGGGAGGTTGCCGGGGCCTGCCGCCCTGCCGTCTGCATGGCGCTGCCCCCGTGCGTCCGCTTCACGGCATCCGGTTCGCCCGCGGGGGCGAAGGTCGCTGGCGGGGCGGAACGGGCTGCAAGGCCCCGGACGGCGCGCGGTTCCTTCGTTCCTCAATGCCCCTACGCAATGAGGACACGTTCCAATGACCACTGTTACCAACCTGGGTTTCCCGCGCATCGGTGCCAAGCGCGAACTCAAGCGCGCGCTCGAAGCCTTCTGGTCCGGCGAGAGCAGCGCCGCGTCGCTGCAGGACACCGCGGCCGAGCTGCGCGAGCGCCACTGGCAGCTGCAGCGCGAGGCCGGCGTGGATGTGCCACCGAGCAACGATTTCAGCCTGTATGACCAGGTGCTCGATGCCGCCTTCCTGTTCGATGCGATCCCGGCCCGTTATCGCGCGCTCGCCGATGCCGAGCCGCTGAGCGGCTACTTCGCGATGGCGCGTGGCCTGCAGCGCGATGGCATCGACCTGCATGCGCTGGAAATGACCAAGTGGTTCGACACCAACTACCACTACCTGGTGCCGGAACTGCAGGCCGGCCAGGCCTTCACGGTGCGCGGCGACAAGCCGCTGGCCGAATACCGCCAGGCCAAGGCGCTGGGGATCGAAACCCGGCCGGTGCTGATCGGGCCGGTCACCTTCCTGCGGTTGTCCAAGACCACCGATGGCAGCAACGCGCTGGATCTGCTCGATGCGCTGCTGCCGGTGTACGTGCAGCTGCTGGGCGAACTCAAGGCGGCCGGCGCGGCGTGGGTGCAGCTGGATGAGCCACTGCTGGTGCAGGACCTGGACGAGGCCACGCGCGCCGCGTTCGAACATGCCTATGCGGTACTGGCGCAGGCCGCGCGCCCCAAGGTGTTGGTGGCGACCTACTTTGGTGCGTTGGAGGACAACCTCGCGCTGGCCGCATCGTTGCCGGTCGATGGCCTGCATGTGGACCTGGTGCGCGCACCGGAACAGCTCGACGCGGTGATCAAGGCGCTGCCGGCCGGTCGCGTGCTGTCGGCCGGCCTGGTCAACGGCCGCAACATCTGGCGCACCCACCTGGACAACGCGCTGGTGCTGGCGCGCTACGCCCACGGCCATGTAGGCAGCGATGCGCTGTGGCTGGCGCCATCGTGTTCGCTGCTGCACACCCCGGTCGATCTGGACCACGAAAAGAAGCTGGACGACGAACTGCGCAGCTGGCTGGCGTTCTCCAGGCAGAAGCTCGGCGAGCTGCGCGTGCTGGCCGATGCGATCGATGCACCGGCGCGTGCCGAAGCGCCGCTCGCCCATTCGCGCGAGTGCATCGAATCGCGCCGTCGTTCGCCACGCGTGCACAACCCGGCCGTCGCCGCGCGCCTGGCCGCGCTGACCCCGGCCGATGCGCAGCGCCACAGCCGCTATCCGCAGCGCCACCTGGCCCAGGCCGCGGCGCTGAAGCTGCCGCGCTTCCCGACCACCACCATCGGCTCGTTCCCGCAGACACTGGAAGTACGTGAGGCGCGTGCCCGCAACAAGTCCGGCAAGCTGTCCGATGCGGATTACGATGCGTTCCTGGCCACCCAGACCGAACACTGTGTGCGCGTGCAGGAGCAGATCGGGCTGGACGTGCTGGTGCACGGCGAGTTCGAGCGCAACGACATGGTCGAGTACTTCGGCGAGCAGCTCGATGGCTTCGCCTTCACCAAGAATGGTTGGGTGCAGAGCTACGGCTCGCGCTGCGTGAAGCCACCGGTGATCTTCGGCGATGTGACGCGCCCGCAGCCGATGACCGTGCGCTGGTCGCAGTACGCGCAGTCGCTCACCCAGCGGCCGATGAAGGGCATGCTGACCGGCCCGGTGACGGTGCTGCAGTGGTCGTTCGTGCGCGATGACCAGTCCCGTGCGGACACCTGCCGGCAGATCGCACTCGCCCTGCGCGATGAAGTGACCGACCTGGAGGCCGCCGGCATCGGCGTGATCCAGATCGACGAGCCGGCGATCCGCGAAGGCCTGCCGCTGCGTCGTGCGCAGTGGCGCGACTACCTGGACTGGGCGGTGGAAGCGTTCCGGATCAGTGCCAGCGGCGTGCGCGATGCGACCCAGATCCACACCCACATGTGCTACTCCGAGTTCAACGACATCATCCACTCGGTGGCCGCCATGGATGCGGACGTGATCTCGATCGAGACCTCGCGCTCGCGCATGGAACTGCTCGATGCGTTCGTGCGCTTCCAGTATCCCAACGAGATCGGCCCGGGCGTGTATGACATCCATTCCCCGCGCGTACCGGACAAGGCCGAGATGCTGGCCCTGCTGCGCAAGGCCGCCGAAGTGCTGCGCCCGGAGCAGATCTGGGTCAACCC contains the following coding sequences:
- a CDS encoding anti-sigma factor, whose product is MNVRDLHDLHDDGEPPSADILAGEYVLGVLDAAQRAGAERRIASDPGFARLVTQWENRLAPLLASLGSEPVPAHLWPRIRTSLGWPAATAGSPRLWQRTGFWQGMTGLAAALALVAVFSRRDLAPTEPVSTPVAVTPTTPPRPAEPEQATRPVTPLLHDDGTPGWLASVDKTQGKVLMVPVPAAADAAGRAPELWLIPAGGAPRSLGLVSIDRAHTVAVPDALRDALVNGSVLAITLEPATGAPQGIPTGPIIAKGDIANL
- a CDS encoding sigma-70 family RNA polymerase sigma factor, with amino-acid sequence MPELDAAAASHRLDELLARVAGGDRQAFESVYQLASGRLFAICLHVLRDRGDAEEVLQEVFTAVWNKAAQFDRAKAAAMTWLSMLARNRAIDRLRAAPPRALDDLSVAEELPDVAPQPAQVAEQASDHERLQDCLETLEPRRRSLIRLAFLEGASYEELARRIGSPLGSVKSWIRRGLGQLRVCLER
- the metE gene encoding 5-methyltetrahydropteroyltriglutamate--homocysteine S-methyltransferase, producing MTTVTNLGFPRIGAKRELKRALEAFWSGESSAASLQDTAAELRERHWQLQREAGVDVPPSNDFSLYDQVLDAAFLFDAIPARYRALADAEPLSGYFAMARGLQRDGIDLHALEMTKWFDTNYHYLVPELQAGQAFTVRGDKPLAEYRQAKALGIETRPVLIGPVTFLRLSKTTDGSNALDLLDALLPVYVQLLGELKAAGAAWVQLDEPLLVQDLDEATRAAFEHAYAVLAQAARPKVLVATYFGALEDNLALAASLPVDGLHVDLVRAPEQLDAVIKALPAGRVLSAGLVNGRNIWRTHLDNALVLARYAHGHVGSDALWLAPSCSLLHTPVDLDHEKKLDDELRSWLAFSRQKLGELRVLADAIDAPARAEAPLAHSRECIESRRRSPRVHNPAVAARLAALTPADAQRHSRYPQRHLAQAAALKLPRFPTTTIGSFPQTLEVREARARNKSGKLSDADYDAFLATQTEHCVRVQEQIGLDVLVHGEFERNDMVEYFGEQLDGFAFTKNGWVQSYGSRCVKPPVIFGDVTRPQPMTVRWSQYAQSLTQRPMKGMLTGPVTVLQWSFVRDDQSRADTCRQIALALRDEVTDLEAAGIGVIQIDEPAIREGLPLRRAQWRDYLDWAVEAFRISASGVRDATQIHTHMCYSEFNDIIHSVAAMDADVISIETSRSRMELLDAFVRFQYPNEIGPGVYDIHSPRVPDKAEMLALLRKAAEVLRPEQIWVNPDCGLKTRGWKETRAALEALVAAARELREETADANAA